From the Paraflavitalea soli genome, the window GTTCATCCGGGACAATTTTCATCTGGGTGAATTGTTTGGTTTCCACCTGTTGAGGGGGAGGTTGCTTGAGTGGTGGTGGTGGCTCCACTTTTTCTTCCTGATCTATGAGCTTTAGCTCATTGTCGGGAATGATGATCTCTTTGGCGATTTGCTCTTTGTCATTACCATTGGCAAATAGATAGCCGCCAAGCAGTAAGAGCAGGACAGACAACATAACAGTAATGGATAGTAATAAACGGCGTTTGTATGACTTACGTAGTTCGTAAGCGCCGTAAGATTTATTCCGCCCCTCGAAGATGATATCGAGGATGTCGGCAGATAGGATGTTTGAAATCTCCATGGCAATAATTTTTAATTGAGATGCCATATAAAATGGTTTCCACAGATCTTTATTTTTTTGTGAGTCTTATGCATTATGCGATGTGATGCATCACCGTCGCCTGTGCATGACTATCGCAACAACTGTTCATATCTGTTACTATTTGTGAATTCATTTATAGGATTGAGCCGAAGGAGTATTGCCGTTCACATACAAGCATAAAAAAATCCCCTCCGAAACCGGAGGGGATCTTGTAATTATTTGAGGACGGTATTAACCTTCTGTTTCCAGACGGAATACGATGGGCTGCTTTTTGTAAGATTTCACCTGACGACCGTTTTGAACGGCGGGTGTCCATTTACCACTCTTCTTGATTACCCGTACCGCTTCGGAACGTAATTCTTCGGGACCGCTGATCGCTTCAACATCACTCACATTACCTTCTTTGTCCACAATGAACTGGATCACTACAGTACCTTGAATTTCGTTGTCGATAGCATCCTGCGGGTAACGCAGCGTTTTGTTGAGGTAACGCTGCCAGGCCGCAGAACCGCCCGGGTATTCAGATTCGATTTCTACTTTGGTAAACGTCTTATCCCAGTCTTCTTCTACTTTCTTGGGAGCTTCTACCACACCTTTACCGGCATCTTCAACAGGAGGAGCTACGATACCTTCATCTTTCACACCTTCCTGGTTTACAGTACCGATCTTGGTTTCCTCCAGTTTTTCAACTTCTGGTGGTTTTTCTTCTTCCTTCACCTCTTCATCTTTTACGATCTTGGGAGGGGTGAATTTAGCCATTTCCACTTTAGGTGGTTCTGGTGGTTTTGGGGGAGGCGGTGGAGGGGGTTCTTCCTTCTTTTCTTCTTGTTTGATCTCCTCCAGCTGCACGTCCTGCACCACCATGTCTTTTTTCTCGCCGTCTGTGTTGAACAGGTTAGATAAAATATAACCGCCAAACGACAGCACGATGATAGCCGCTGTTACGATAAGGGCCGTCATCAGCCGCTTATTGTAAGTTTTGCGCAGTTGATAAGCACCATATTCCTTATTTCTTCCTTCGAAGATAATATCAAGGACATCAGCGCTTAATATTTTATTGATTTCCATACATGTGCTTTGTTATAAGATGCATTGCAACTAAGATTCCATATGCCTGCCGGCAATAATTTTAACGATTACTTCCCGGAAGCCTTAACTAATTGAAGTTCAACGTCAAAAATATCAACCAAGGCATAGCGTTTTACCTCATTGATGGTCATTTCATCCAAAATATCCACCGTGTTTTTGTAGGTAGCATCAGGAGTTGGCTTGATCACCACCACGAAATCTTCCGGATTAGTGGATTTTTTCTTGTTGATGATGATATCCCTGATTTCCTTAAAACCGGTGTTTTTGAAGTTGCCGCCATCAGGAGCCAGTTCACCTTCATAATAGAAGATGGAATTGTCCTTGGCCAGAATAAGGGTCAAAGCGCCAGAGGCTTTTACCTTATTTTGATCTTCAGGTTTTTCTGTATCCTTGGGCAAAAACAGCCGCATAGCTGTTGGCTGACTCATCGTAGTGGTGAAGATAAAGAACGTGATGAGCAGGAATCCCAAATCCACCATCGGCGTTAAGTCAACGCGGGTAGAAAGCTTTTTCCCTTTCTTTACACCAGGCCCTTTTTTATGTCCCCCACCCGACGAGGTATCCATTTCTGCCATATCGCAAATTTTTAATAATTAAAACTAGGTTTACTCATCTGTCGCCTTACCACCGGAGGCCTGGTTCTTCTTGTACAATTCTGTACCAGGAGGAACGCCTTCGGGATCAGTGATCATGGAAAACTTAAATATCTCGTTCTTTTTCAGGGCGTCAATAACACCTTTGAAAGAAGGATATTTAGCGTCGTTATCACCCTTAACCAGCAGGGTCATTTTCTTACCCTGAAAAGCTGTAGCTGCTGCCCTTACCCATTCCACCATTTCATTGTTGGCGCTATCGACAGGGATACCTTCAGCTTTGTAGTTCTTGGCCTGGTCGGGGGTTAATCCAAGGTACGATTTTAACTTCGAAAATGGTACGCCTATAAAGGCTCCGGTGCGCCTGAAAGCTGCCTTTTCCTGGGCAGTCAGGGACAGGGCTTTTGACTGGTCAACCAGGTCAATCACTTCTGCCTTTTCATCAGGATTTTCATCCGCAACCGAAAAATATACCTTTCCTTCTTTATCCATAGTAACCAGCACCACATTCTTAGCTTCTACAGCCTTGGTAGACACAGACTTAGGTGTAGTCACCTGCAGCTGGTCCGGGGCTTTGAACTTGGTGGTGAGGATGAAGAACGACAGCAACAGGAAGGCCACGTCGCACATCGCCGTCATGTCTACAGAAGTACTTTTCCGCGGTACTTTAACTTTTGGCATGTTTTAAAATTTCAGTTTTCTAACAATGATTTGAGCGCGCATCACCACAATGAGATGCAGACCCTGCCAATTTCCATATTTACCTGTCGCAGCCTTGCCGGCTTTGCCTTTTAAACCTTAACCAGGCAATTCACCAAAACCTGGCCATGACGGATAAACTGGTCTTTTCCTTCACTATTTGTACAGTGAAGCAAAGCTTTGCGTTAAAGTAAAGCCAGACTCATCAATACCGTAAGTGATACCATCGATCTTAGTGGTAAAGATGTTGTAGAAGATAATGGCAAATGCAGATGTACCGATACCCAATGCCGTGTTGTACAGGGCTTCAGAGATACCGCGGGACAGTTCTGCTGCTGCTGCACCACCACCTTCTTCACCAAGCGCAGAGAATGAAGTGATCATACCCAATACCGTACCCAACAGACCCAACAGGGTAGCTACGGAGGCGATAGTAGACAGGAACACCAGGTTTTTTTCCAGCATAGGCAATTCCAAAGCTGTAGCTTCTTCCACTTCTTTCTGAATAGACAGTACTTTTTGTTCTGTATCCAGTTCAGTGTTAGAGATCATTTCTTTGTACTTGCGCAGACCAGCTTTCATTACATTGCCTACACTACCCTTTTGCTTGTCGCACTCAGAGATAGCCTGATCCACATTTTTATTAGCGAGGTGATATTGCACTTTGCGAATAAACTCAGCGATATTTCCGGTACCGGAAGCTTTGCTGATGGTCAGTAAACGTTCGATGATGAAGGTGAAAGCCGTGAGGAATGTGGCGATCAATAAAGGTACAATGATACCTCCCTCATACATCTTGATCAATCCTCCTTTAGGACCCTTATGGTGTGGCCAGAAACCACCACTTGCATCGGGTTGTGTAAAATTACCTGCAGCGCCCAGACCGAACCTCCAGATCAAATAACCTGCAAGAATACATACTACTGGTGCTACCCATGAAATAGCATTGCTACTTTTTTTTGGTTGAACAGATGTACTACTCTTCGCGGCGGGCGCAGTTGGTTTTGTTTCAGCCATGATTGTGTTTTTTTTAGTGTTTGAAAAAAATTAGTCTATCTGTAGTTTAAAAATTAGCTCACAATGCTAAGGAAAAATGCTTTTCCACAGGCGATTTTGATCAATAAAAATTTTTGACAGGGTTCACAAGATAAGGAATTTCCTAAACGGGAACGCTAAAAATAGGCGTTTTGATTGAATAAAACCGTCGCGAATGTAGAATTAATTTAAAAACAAAACATTCATTCAGAGTGCTTTTTAATGCTTTGCTAATCTGCCTGCACAAACCTTTTTGCTACCGGTTATCTTCAATACAAATCAAAAAGCCTACCCGCCCGAAGGGAGGTTTGGAACCTATCAATCAGCCTTAACTGTATACGGGTATCAGGCATCCGGAAACCTACCCAAACACCGCATATATGACCAGTGGTACTTTCCTCTCCTATCCTTTGAAACCCTTTTCCTTATCTTCATTCCATAAATAACATTTAACATGGAGAAAACCCCCAGTCTGAGAAGATCTATTTTTCTGATGGTGGTTGCCGGAACTTTGGTTACGTCCGTTTCTGCTCAAAACAGAAGACCGGTTACGACGCCTTCTGCGACCGACACCACTAAACCCCGTACAGCGCTTACACCCCCTGTTCCCCCCAAGCCAGGCCCTAAGCCCTACAAAGAAATCATAACCGATAAAGCCCTCAGCCGTCAAGGGCTCTTTACCGTTCATAAAGTAGAGGACAAATGGTATTTTGAAGTGGGCGACTCCCTCCTGGGCAGGGATGTACTGGTTGTAAACCGCATTTCCAAAGCACCTGCCGATACCCGTTCCGGTTTCTTCGGATATGCAGGTGATGAGATCAACGAGAACGTGATCCGCTTTGAAAAAGGCCCCAACAACAAGATCTTCCTCCGTAATATCTCTTTCTCGGTTTATGCAAAGGATTCTACGAAACCGATGTATAAATCTGTACAGAATTCCAATATTCAGCCCATTAGTGCCGCTTTTGATGTTAAAGCTTTCTCAAAGGACAGCACCGGTTCTGTGATAGATTTTACAGATTATATCTCCGGCGATAACGATATCTTCTTTTTCGCCCCCTTCTTTAAAACCGCTCTCCGCGTAGGCGGCTTACAACCCGATAAGTCTTATATCGTTGATATAAAGTCTTATCCTATCAATACGGAGATCAAAACGGTTAAGACCTATAGCAAAATGGCCGCGCCCTCCCCTATCCCTGGCTTAATGCCATCCGGACCTACGGGAAATGCCACTTTTGAACTTAACACCTCCATCGTACTGCTGCCCAAGGTTCCCATGCGCCCCAGATACTATGATGACAGAGTTGCTTATTTTACCACGGAATACACAGATTTTGATGCAGATCCACAGGGTGTTAAAGACATCAGCATGATCACCCGCTGGAAATTGGAGCCAAAACCGGCCGATCTGGAGAAATTCAAGCGCGGAGAACTGGTAGAGCCTCAAAAGCCTATCATCTATTATATTGACCCCGCTACCCCGGCAAAATGGGTTCCCTACCTTATTCAGGGTGTAAATGACTGGCAGAAAGCCTTCGAAAAAGCTGGCTTTAAGAATGCCATCATGGCTAAGGTAGCACCTACCAAAGCGGAAGACAGCACCTGGAGCCTGGAAGATGCCCGTTTCTCGGCTATGGTCTACAAACCTTCTGATATTCCCAATGCCAGCGGTCCTCACGTACATGATCCCCGCAGTGGTGAGATCCTGGAATCGCATATCAACTGGTACCACAATGTAATGCGCCTGCTGCGTGACTGGTACCTGATCCAGGCATCACCCAGCGATCCCCGTGCCCGTAAAGCTGAGTTTGACGACGAGTTAATGGGGCAACTGATCCGTTTCGTTTCTTCTCATGAAGTAGGCCATACGCTCGGATTACCGCATAATATGGGTTCATCTGCAGGTACACCTGTTGAGAAACTGCGTGACAAAGCCTGGGTGGAAGCCAATGGTCACACAGCTTCCATTATGGACTATGCCCGTTTCAACTATGTAGCCCAACCAGAAGACAAGATCGGCCCTGCAGGTCTCTACCCCCGTATCGGAGAATATGACCTGTTTTCCATTGAATGGGGTTACAGACCCATCCTCGATAAAGATGAAGAGGGCGAAAAGGCTGTTCTTAATGAATGGGCAAAGAACAACTACAACAATCCCCGTCTTCGTTTCATTCATCAGAATGGTATCGATCCCCGTGCTCAAACAGAGTCTCTGGGCGATAACAACATGAAAGCCAATGAATATGGCATCAAGAACCTGAAATGGATATTACCTAAATTACCAAGTTGGCTCAACGAGAAGGGTGAAAATTATGAGAACCTGAATGAAGTATACAATGAATTGATCGGTCAATTCAGCCGTTACCTGGGCCATGCCGCTACTTATGTGGGCGGTGTTTATACAGATGCTAAAACTACGGAACAGGCTGGTGATGTTTATACTGTGGTGCCTAAAGCCCTGCAGAAAGAGGCCATGGCCTTTATCCAGAAGAATTACTTCGAAACACCTACCTGGCTGCTGGATAAGAATATCCTGGATAAGATCTCTGCTCCTACCAGCGACCGCGTGAGCACGCTACAGGACGGATGGTTGGGCACTTTGCTGAGCACCAGCCGTATGCAACGTCTTATTTCTTCTGCCAACCGTGATGCGTCAGCTTATCGTCTCGACGAGTTCATGGAAGACCTGAAGAAAGGCATCTGGGGTGAACTGGCAACCCGCAAGCCGATCGATAACTTCCGCCGTAACCTGCAGAAGTCTTATGTTGAACGGCTGGGTGCTATTATTGCCCCTGCTCCTGCAGCCGGCGGTGGTAGCTTTGGCGGTATCATTATTTCTTTCGGTCCGGTAACTGACCCTAAGAAATCGGATATCGTGTCAGTAGCCAAAGGAATACTTCGCTCACTGAAAGCAGAAATTGCTGCTGCAGTACCTGCCTATACAGATAAAATGAGCCGGTATCACCTGCAGGATCTGAATGATCGTATCGGTAAAATACTCGATCCTAAATAAGTACCTGGATCAGGAATAAAAAAAGGGTGGGTTGCTATGAAAGCAGCCCACCCTTTTTTATTGATTAAAATGAGGTTATTCGTAGCGTAAAGCTTCAATCGGGTTGAGCCTGGAAGCTTTAATAGCAGGATACAGGCCTGCGCCCAGCCCCACCAGAGAGCAGATCACCACACCAGCCACCACCCAGTTCCAGGGGATTACAAAGCTGGTAGAAAGCAACAGGCCGGCGATATTACCTACAATAATACCCAACACAATACCAATAACAGCTCCCAATAAACTGATTATAATAGACTCCAGCAGAAACTGTGTTTGTATATTCCCACGCTTACCGCCAATGGCTTTTACCAGGCCGATCTCTTTCGTACGCTCGGTAACAGCCACGAGCATGATGTTCATAAGGCCGATGGCGGCGCCTGCGAGGGTAATGACACCTATCAATACGGCGGCGATGGTAATAAAGCTCAGGTTGCGCATCAGCATCTCAACAATACTGTCGCTTTTATCAATTACAAAATTGTCTTCTTCTGAAACATTAAGCCGGCGTATAGGTCTGAAGATACCGGTAGCTTCGCCAATAGCACCATCCATCAGTTTGATATCGGGCACTTTTACCTGAATGGAAAAAGAAGCATTGGCATTGGAGTTAAAATAACTGCGCACATTGGAATAGGAAGTGATCACGGCATTGTCGAGACTCCGGCCCAGGGTGGA encodes:
- a CDS encoding zinc-dependent metalloprotease translates to MEKTPSLRRSIFLMVVAGTLVTSVSAQNRRPVTTPSATDTTKPRTALTPPVPPKPGPKPYKEIITDKALSRQGLFTVHKVEDKWYFEVGDSLLGRDVLVVNRISKAPADTRSGFFGYAGDEINENVIRFEKGPNNKIFLRNISFSVYAKDSTKPMYKSVQNSNIQPISAAFDVKAFSKDSTGSVIDFTDYISGDNDIFFFAPFFKTALRVGGLQPDKSYIVDIKSYPINTEIKTVKTYSKMAAPSPIPGLMPSGPTGNATFELNTSIVLLPKVPMRPRYYDDRVAYFTTEYTDFDADPQGVKDISMITRWKLEPKPADLEKFKRGELVEPQKPIIYYIDPATPAKWVPYLIQGVNDWQKAFEKAGFKNAIMAKVAPTKAEDSTWSLEDARFSAMVYKPSDIPNASGPHVHDPRSGEILESHINWYHNVMRLLRDWYLIQASPSDPRARKAEFDDELMGQLIRFVSSHEVGHTLGLPHNMGSSAGTPVEKLRDKAWVEANGHTASIMDYARFNYVAQPEDKIGPAGLYPRIGEYDLFSIEWGYRPILDKDEEGEKAVLNEWAKNNYNNPRLRFIHQNGIDPRAQTESLGDNNMKANEYGIKNLKWILPKLPSWLNEKGENYENLNEVYNELIGQFSRYLGHAATYVGGVYTDAKTTEQAGDVYTVVPKALQKEAMAFIQKNYFETPTWLLDKNILDKISAPTSDRVSTLQDGWLGTLLSTSRMQRLISSANRDASAYRLDEFMEDLKKGIWGELATRKPIDNFRRNLQKSYVERLGAIIAPAPAAGGGSFGGIIISFGPVTDPKKSDIVSVAKGILRSLKAEIAAAVPAYTDKMSRYHLQDLNDRIGKILDPK
- a CDS encoding energy transducer TonB, whose translation is MEINKILSADVLDIIFEGRNKEYGAYQLRKTYNKRLMTALIVTAAIIVLSFGGYILSNLFNTDGEKKDMVVQDVQLEEIKQEEKKEEPPPPPPPKPPEPPKVEMAKFTPPKIVKDEEVKEEEKPPEVEKLEETKIGTVNQEGVKDEGIVAPPVEDAGKGVVEAPKKVEEDWDKTFTKVEIESEYPGGSAAWQRYLNKTLRYPQDAIDNEIQGTVVIQFIVDKEGNVSDVEAISGPEELRSEAVRVIKKSGKWTPAVQNGRQVKSYKKQPIVFRLETEG
- a CDS encoding MotA/TolQ/ExbB proton channel family protein; the protein is MAETKPTAPAAKSSTSVQPKKSSNAISWVAPVVCILAGYLIWRFGLGAAGNFTQPDASGGFWPHHKGPKGGLIKMYEGGIIVPLLIATFLTAFTFIIERLLTISKASGTGNIAEFIRKVQYHLANKNVDQAISECDKQKGSVGNVMKAGLRKYKEMISNTELDTEQKVLSIQKEVEEATALELPMLEKNLVFLSTIASVATLLGLLGTVLGMITSFSALGEEGGGAAAAELSRGISEALYNTALGIGTSAFAIIFYNIFTTKIDGITYGIDESGFTLTQSFASLYK
- a CDS encoding ExbD/TolR family protein gives rise to the protein MPKVKVPRKSTSVDMTAMCDVAFLLLSFFILTTKFKAPDQLQVTTPKSVSTKAVEAKNVVLVTMDKEGKVYFSVADENPDEKAEVIDLVDQSKALSLTAQEKAAFRRTGAFIGVPFSKLKSYLGLTPDQAKNYKAEGIPVDSANNEMVEWVRAAATAFQGKKMTLLVKGDNDAKYPSFKGVIDALKKNEIFKFSMITDPEGVPPGTELYKKNQASGGKATDE
- a CDS encoding ABC transporter permease, giving the protein MTFRDTFSLAFRTVRGNRLRTGITVAIIALGITALIGINTAIAAIQQKFLESFSSMGATGFTIRFREPRNFFGGGSQLKKEQKGKKREKKSNQGKPITKLQAESFKAAFQFPSQVSMNMFGSRNAIVSADGKKTNPNVWVMGGDENYTDLNGFTISYGRNLNALDVQSGRNVCLIGRDVAKKFFGDNIEAPVGKTIKINNIPFLIVGSLASKGSTLGRSLDNAVITSYSNVRSYFNSNANASFSIQVKVPDIKLMDGAIGEATGIFRPIRRLNVSEEDNFVIDKSDSIVEMLMRNLSFITIAAVLIGVITLAGAAIGLMNIMLVAVTERTKEIGLVKAIGGKRGNIQTQFLLESIIISLLGAVIGIVLGIIVGNIAGLLLSTSFVIPWNWVVAGVVICSLVGLGAGLYPAIKASRLNPIEALRYE
- a CDS encoding ExbD/TolR family protein encodes the protein MAEMDTSSGGGHKKGPGVKKGKKLSTRVDLTPMVDLGFLLITFFIFTTTMSQPTAMRLFLPKDTEKPEDQNKVKASGALTLILAKDNSIFYYEGELAPDGGNFKNTGFKEIRDIIINKKKSTNPEDFVVVIKPTPDATYKNTVDILDEMTINEVKRYALVDIFDVELQLVKASGK